GCTTGCATTTGGGCCATCTGGTTCCCTTGCTCTGCCTGAAACGCTTCCAGGACGCCGGTCACAAGCCGGTGGCGCTGGTAGGCGGCGCAACCGGATTGATTGGCGATCCGAGCTTCAAGGCCGCAGAGCGCAAGCTCAACACCGCTGATACGGTTAATGAGTGGGTCGAGAAGATCCGTCAGCAGGTTGCGCCTTTCCTAAGCTTTGACTGCGGCAGCAACAGCGCCATCGCCGCCAATAACTATGACTGGTTCGGCAGCATGAACGTGCTGACCTTTCTGCGCGACATCGGTAAACATTTCTCGGTTAACCAGATGATCAACAAAGAGGCGGTGAAACAGCGCCTGAACCGCGACGATCAGGGCATCTCCTTTACCGAGTTCTCCTACAACCTGCTGCAGGGCTACGATTTTGCCTGCCTGAATGAGCAGCATAACGTGGTGCTGCAAATTGGCGGCTCCGATCAGTGGGGCAACATCACCTCCGGGATCGATCTGACCCGTCGTCTGCACCAGAATCAGGTGTTTGGCCTGACGGTGCCGTTGATCACCAAATCAGACGGCACCAAGTTCGGTAAAACCGAAGGCGGCGCCATCTGGCTCGACGCCAAAAAAACCAGCCCGTACAAGTTCTACCAGTTCTGGATCAATACTGCTGACGCCGACGTTTATCGCTTCCTGAAGTTCTTCACCTTTCTCTCACTGGAAGAGATT
The sequence above is drawn from the Duffyella gerundensis genome and encodes:
- the tyrS gene encoding tyrosine--tRNA ligase, coding for MTSSNLITQLQERGLIAQVTDEAALAERLAQGPIALYCGFDPTADSLHLGHLVPLLCLKRFQDAGHKPVALVGGATGLIGDPSFKAAERKLNTADTVNEWVEKIRQQVAPFLSFDCGSNSAIAANNYDWFGSMNVLTFLRDIGKHFSVNQMINKEAVKQRLNRDDQGISFTEFSYNLLQGYDFACLNEQHNVVLQIGGSDQWGNITSGIDLTRRLHQNQVFGLTVPLITKSDGTKFGKTEGGAIWLDAKKTSPYKFYQFWINTADADVYRFLKFFTFLSLEEITALEEEDKNSGKAPRAQYVLAEQVTRLVHGDAGLQAAQRITASLFSGALSDMTEADFEQLAQDGMPTIMLTDEDDLQQALVKAELVPSRGQARTMIGSNAVNLNGEKQGDAEYRFTEADKLFGRFTLLRRGKKHYCLACWK